One Mytilus trossulus isolate FHL-02 chromosome 5, PNRI_Mtr1.1.1.hap1, whole genome shotgun sequence DNA segment encodes these proteins:
- the LOC134718477 gene encoding F-box only protein 31-like isoform X2 codes for MTVLLTNLPPELIIRILEDLPGRDIGRLSRTCTQLRSICRTDIIWQKLCQQICDIKVEEWDTTYYNIYTKVLHKYGRCLGLWRRNMRPYGGLMQIKVDNGRLLATEYKPPYVSDIHGPLRPEKVFSIGINKFKNQTEILCLHGYGEAHPGSIEYETEESDVVFKCCQMSSHAHPMGSSVELSIMIKKETNNHTIPFRKDDQKRLECYMKNVPKYRLTRIEVQRPDPVYPIQPGLFLAHYRSHGIEMFLLKYDMSKKEAEVIKITGDPNVPAGETSIYINLRKPMQLTKDQQLDVNNLLLLDEDDIPDSDDVQPRNQPFVIPPGFSTFLDDFTPSTCEYRYLSKGRVAGTGYTNPSFSPGHFSVQSQDNFYNLWLLMHCIFGYYRIKHF; via the exons ATGACAGTACTTTTAACAAATTTACCACCAGAACTTATCATCAGGATACTTGAAGATTTACCTGGCAGAGATATAGGACGTTTAAGTCGAACATGTACACAACTAAGATCAATATGTAGAACTGATATTATATGGCAGAAACTGTGTCAGCAAA tttgtgaTATTAAAGTGGAGGAATGGGACACaacatattataatatttatacaaaag ttctaCACAAATATGGAAGATGTCTTGGGTTGTGGAGAAGAAACATGAGGCCCTATGGTGGATTGATGCAAATTAAA GTAGACAATGGCAGACTTTTAGCCACAGAATACAAACCACCATATGTATCAGACATTCACGGTCCATTACGACCTGAAAAAGTGTTTAGTATCGGcataaataaatttaagaatCAAACAGAGATACTTTGTTTACATGGGTATGGTGAGGCACATCCAGGGAGTATAGAATAT GAAACAGAAGAATCTGATGTTGTATTTAAGTGTTGCCAGATGTCAAGCCATGCTCATCCTATGGGCTCCTCTGTT GAGTTATCTATCATGATTAAGAAGGAGACAAATAACCACACCATACCATTTAGAAAAGATGATCAGAAAAGATTAGAGTGCTACATGAAGAATGT TCCGAAGTATAGGCTGACACGTATAGAAGTCCAGAGACCTGACCCAGTTTACCCAATACAGCCAGGTCTGTTTCTAGCACATTACAGATCTCATGGGATAGAAATGTTCCTGTTGAAATATGATATGAGTAAGAAAGAAGCTGAGGTCATCAAAATTACA GGTGATCCTAATGTACCAGCAGGGGAGACCAGTATCTACATTAACTTACGTAAACCTATGCAGCTGACTAAAGACCAACAATTAGATGTCAACAACTTGTTGCTCTTAGATGAGGATGACATACCTGATTCAGACGATGTACAACCTAGAAACCAGCCATTTGTGATACCTCCAGGTTTTTCCACCTTTTTAGATGATTTTACACCATCGACGTGCGAGTACAG GTACTTGTCTAAAGGGAGAGTGGCTGGGACTGGATACACCAATCCCTCATTTAGTCCAGGACATTTCAGTGTACAGTCCCAAGATAACTTTTATAATCTCTGGTTGTTGATGCATTGTATATTTGGTTATTAcagaataaaacatttttaa
- the LOC134718477 gene encoding F-box only protein 31-like isoform X1, with product MTVLLTNLPPELIIRILEDLPGRDIGRLSRTCTQLRSICRTDIIWQKLCQQICDIKVEEWDTTYYNIYTKVLHKYGRCLGLWRRNMRPYGGLMQIKVDNGRLLATEYKPPYVSDIHGPLRPEKVFSIGINKFKNQTEILCLHGYGEAHPGSIEYETEESDVVFKCCQMSSHAHPMGSSVELSIMIKKETNNHTIPFRKDDQKRLECYMKNVPKYRLTRIEVQRPDPVYPIQPGLFLAHYRSHGIEMFLLKYDMSKKEAEVIKITGDPNVPAGETSIYINLRKPMQLTKDQQLDVNNLLLLDEDDIPDSDDVQPRNQPFVIPPGFSTFLDDFTPSTCEYRYFARGRIAGDDYRDPDLISVHFVPFETHDVFFVLWFKFWDMDGFYRIKDIKI from the exons ATGACAGTACTTTTAACAAATTTACCACCAGAACTTATCATCAGGATACTTGAAGATTTACCTGGCAGAGATATAGGACGTTTAAGTCGAACATGTACACAACTAAGATCAATATGTAGAACTGATATTATATGGCAGAAACTGTGTCAGCAAA tttgtgaTATTAAAGTGGAGGAATGGGACACaacatattataatatttatacaaaag ttctaCACAAATATGGAAGATGTCTTGGGTTGTGGAGAAGAAACATGAGGCCCTATGGTGGATTGATGCAAATTAAA GTAGACAATGGCAGACTTTTAGCCACAGAATACAAACCACCATATGTATCAGACATTCACGGTCCATTACGACCTGAAAAAGTGTTTAGTATCGGcataaataaatttaagaatCAAACAGAGATACTTTGTTTACATGGGTATGGTGAGGCACATCCAGGGAGTATAGAATAT GAAACAGAAGAATCTGATGTTGTATTTAAGTGTTGCCAGATGTCAAGCCATGCTCATCCTATGGGCTCCTCTGTT GAGTTATCTATCATGATTAAGAAGGAGACAAATAACCACACCATACCATTTAGAAAAGATGATCAGAAAAGATTAGAGTGCTACATGAAGAATGT TCCGAAGTATAGGCTGACACGTATAGAAGTCCAGAGACCTGACCCAGTTTACCCAATACAGCCAGGTCTGTTTCTAGCACATTACAGATCTCATGGGATAGAAATGTTCCTGTTGAAATATGATATGAGTAAGAAAGAAGCTGAGGTCATCAAAATTACA GGTGATCCTAATGTACCAGCAGGGGAGACCAGTATCTACATTAACTTACGTAAACCTATGCAGCTGACTAAAGACCAACAATTAGATGTCAACAACTTGTTGCTCTTAGATGAGGATGACATACCTGATTCAGACGATGTACAACCTAGAAACCAGCCATTTGTGATACCTCCAGGTTTTTCCACCTTTTTAGATGATTTTACACCATCGACGTGCGAGTACAG ATATTTCGCCAGAGGACGTATTGCAGGGGATGATTACAGGGATCCAGACCTTATTTCAGTCCATTTTGTGCCTTTTGAGACCCATGacgttttctttgttttatggTTCAAATTTTGGGACATGGATGGTTTCTACAGaataaaagatatcaaaatataa
- the LOC134718477 gene encoding F-box only protein 31-like isoform X3, with protein sequence MSMIICDIKVEEWDTTYYNIYTKVLHKYGRCLGLWRRNMRPYGGLMQIKVDNGRLLATEYKPPYVSDIHGPLRPEKVFSIGINKFKNQTEILCLHGYGEAHPGSIEYETEESDVVFKCCQMSSHAHPMGSSVELSIMIKKETNNHTIPFRKDDQKRLECYMKNVPKYRLTRIEVQRPDPVYPIQPGLFLAHYRSHGIEMFLLKYDMSKKEAEVIKITGDPNVPAGETSIYINLRKPMQLTKDQQLDVNNLLLLDEDDIPDSDDVQPRNQPFVIPPGFSTFLDDFTPSTCEYRYFARGRIAGDDYRDPDLISVHFVPFETHDVFFVLWFKFWDMDGFYRIKDIKI encoded by the exons atgtCTATGATAA tttgtgaTATTAAAGTGGAGGAATGGGACACaacatattataatatttatacaaaag ttctaCACAAATATGGAAGATGTCTTGGGTTGTGGAGAAGAAACATGAGGCCCTATGGTGGATTGATGCAAATTAAA GTAGACAATGGCAGACTTTTAGCCACAGAATACAAACCACCATATGTATCAGACATTCACGGTCCATTACGACCTGAAAAAGTGTTTAGTATCGGcataaataaatttaagaatCAAACAGAGATACTTTGTTTACATGGGTATGGTGAGGCACATCCAGGGAGTATAGAATAT GAAACAGAAGAATCTGATGTTGTATTTAAGTGTTGCCAGATGTCAAGCCATGCTCATCCTATGGGCTCCTCTGTT GAGTTATCTATCATGATTAAGAAGGAGACAAATAACCACACCATACCATTTAGAAAAGATGATCAGAAAAGATTAGAGTGCTACATGAAGAATGT TCCGAAGTATAGGCTGACACGTATAGAAGTCCAGAGACCTGACCCAGTTTACCCAATACAGCCAGGTCTGTTTCTAGCACATTACAGATCTCATGGGATAGAAATGTTCCTGTTGAAATATGATATGAGTAAGAAAGAAGCTGAGGTCATCAAAATTACA GGTGATCCTAATGTACCAGCAGGGGAGACCAGTATCTACATTAACTTACGTAAACCTATGCAGCTGACTAAAGACCAACAATTAGATGTCAACAACTTGTTGCTCTTAGATGAGGATGACATACCTGATTCAGACGATGTACAACCTAGAAACCAGCCATTTGTGATACCTCCAGGTTTTTCCACCTTTTTAGATGATTTTACACCATCGACGTGCGAGTACAG ATATTTCGCCAGAGGACGTATTGCAGGGGATGATTACAGGGATCCAGACCTTATTTCAGTCCATTTTGTGCCTTTTGAGACCCATGacgttttctttgttttatggTTCAAATTTTGGGACATGGATGGTTTCTACAGaataaaagatatcaaaatataa